The following DNA comes from Dermacentor andersoni chromosome 2, qqDerAnde1_hic_scaffold, whole genome shotgun sequence.
gtggcacatactcagtactCCAAGTCGACATGAAACAGTTCCTTCGAACAGCGGTACCAGTCTGCAGTGAcctatgtcggcgtgaaagaagtTTGTTGAAgcgcggcacgtatgtacacattaccacatacttagtgacccaagttgggccCGATAGTTGGTTTTCAAACCTGctgcctcagcacagcagcccaatgtcCTACCCATTCCGCCAGTGACTACCCAGTTACCCAGGCAGGAGGGAAAACGCTTAGATATACGAGctttgttagaaaagtatccaacctttggcataactggagcgttggaaatcTAATCACCCTCAaggtagtctccttgggactccacacacttctcccagcggtgcggccattgttggaagcattccgagaaggcctctttcggaatggagtttagctcagctgtcgttgcagccataatgtcctcccttgtctgaaatcgcgctcctttcaatggcctcttgatttggGGAAACAGCTAGAAGTCGCAAGGGGCGGTATCGGGGAActaaggagcctgttgaactacaggagtctgatTTTTCGCCAAAAAATCTtaatcaagtgcgaggaatgtgcaggagcattgtcgtgatggatgcgccaatttgatgaccacaactccggtctcctgcgccgcacagcatcacgtaggcgacggaggacatccctagtactctttggtgattgtttgaccctgtggtgcgtactcgtggtgtaccacaccgcgggagtcaaagaaagcagtcagcatcactttgatgttgctgcgcacttggcgggtttggtcttggtgacgtggaatgcttccactgtgacgactgggatttggtaTCCGGGTCGTACCCGTGCgcccaagactcgtcaccagtgattatggtgttcatgaagttggggtcactgtttgtggaatctagcatgtcctgtgagacttcaacacgaagttgcttctgctccaccatgagcagcttcggcatgaatttcgccgcaactctgTTCATGGCaaaatcttcggtcataatggaatgtgcagagaaagtgctgatgcccacctcttccgcaatttctcggatagtcacacgacggtctCGCATtaccacagcgttcacttcggcaatggcctggtcatttcggcatgttgatggccgaccggagcgtggttcgctctccaccgatgtgcgaGCGTCTTTAAAcaggttgtaccactccttaatctgtgtgctgctcatatcATCGTCACCGAAAGCTGTCTGAATCTTCCGAGTGGTTTCGACTTGGccgtcgcccagtttctggcaaaatttgatgcagtagcgctgctccagtcgctttgcaatttatttccttgcaataaaaaaccgacgagagcactgcgcactacctcactcaaacgctgcgtcccagcgactgacgctatcggcaggcggcaaaaaattcgcgcatgcgcatgaagGTTCGATGGCGCCTGATGCAAGCacgcttgtttcatatccatcaggtgttcgcaaaaaaaaaaaaaaagataaggtcGGATACTTCTCTAACAGACCTCGTAAAcaaatatagatagatagatagcccccgcAAAGTCTGTGAAGTACGCTAAGGGTTCTAACGAATTAAAAGATAAAGAGGAAACAACATGATATGACAGAGCTCAGGCTTGCCGGAAACGCAGGTGAACTAAGAACTGACTTGTCCAAAAATTCCCGCCTGTTACAATCCACCGCAGTATGCACGTTCGGGCAGTATAGGCTTCGCGCGTGAGCTCAGTTTGGACAGCGACGCGGTCTGGCAAGCACACACCCATCCACTTCGGCAGAGTACCGCAATCTATTCTGTGGGAACAAAGGAGGGATCCGAGGTCATTTCGCTCGAGGAAAGCTTGCTATAAAGCTGGCTGTCGCGCGGACTTAATTCGGTTCGCTCATTGAGCCGAGAAAGGAAAATGATAAAAGTGGGATCCGGTCTTCAGACAGGCTGCCGGATATATACGAGATGCGCCATTGATTAGTTGTATAATTAAACGGGCATCCATCTTTTTCTTTTGGTGATTTGCGAGTCATATCTTGCGCAAGGGCATGCTTTCATAGGCCATCGATCGAATTTCAGCCTCCGGTACAGCCAATAAGGGCGGCTATCTCGGAATGTGAAGCATCGTCACTTCAATAACGCTTCAGCGATCGCAGAACAATGAGAGAGATGAGGCGCTCGTTCTTTCGATTGGAAGGTGTTCTTTTCAAACATTCTTTTAGACCAACTCGCGCTGAGTGAGCGAACGGGAGGGAAGTAAAATAGGTCATCTCTCTGAGATGACGAGATAAGCACGGGGCCCAAGCAGCTGGAGCGAATGCTCCGAGGGCACTGATATATGATGGGACGTCGCTAACGTTGCATACTGCGGCGTATGAAATTTCAGTGAAGTCACGCCGCAAGAGTTGACACATGAGACACGGAGAAAAGAACATTTAATGCGCATGACGAGGCCTCCCTCCaggaaagaaaatatttttccTTTTCCGATTCGCTCTCCGCCGACAACCTGTATTTTTCGTGGTCTTGGCCAATAGGCTAAAGTCACATCGCTGTTGGGTGATATTTGTCCTAACGCCACGAATTTTGTATTTCTAATTTATGAAGACTCATTCAATCATTCATTATTATTTAGAAAACGCAGGTCAAGATCGACGAGCCGGCCTGCCAATGTTCCGATGCAAAGAGGCagaagaaaaatggaaaaaaaaaggaaagtgaaaagaaagaaaaagaaaggaagagaatagAGGATAGTCCGAAAGTGCCGTTGACGTTCGTTGTAACGACTTGAATTCGATACATGAAAAAATCTAGGAACACGCTGAGCTCTTCACCAGAAGCTAGATATGACCCAATTACAGTGATGCAACTGTGCGGCCAGGGAAAGCAATCGCGTGGATTCATTTATCTAAAACGAACGTTTGCTGCACACGTAAGGACGTACAACCGTTAGAAATCGCAACGTAAATGAGTCAATATGAacttgtagcggcgcgactacCGCCTtcaaagcagaagaaaaagatgggctcacgtgcaggcAGCGCGAGAACATAGAACACGCTAGTGCGCTCGACCTGAGCTCTCGAGATCCCGTTGCATCATGGCTGGCCAGTCTAAACAAACTGTGGCCACGACGGCTtcctcttcgcgccgcctcccacaaattggtgacgtGGTCGACCGAGCCAACCTAGCATTCACACAAACTAGGACACTTTCCCGTATGTATCATTGTCCGTTATATTTGCATCGTTTTCTGACAGAGGAATGCAGGAATAGTAAGGCAGTGATATTAACGTTGTCACTCCCAGTTGGCAGCCGTATATGTCATGTTCAGCAGCTTACTTTCCAGCGATTTGCAATTTCACACTGCCTGACGTCAGACGTGTGCTGTTTTATCCTCACGTGCGATGGCATTTATGTGCTTCATCATGCCAATTTTGTGTCCTCGTTATGTCGACAGAGGCGTGCCGCCGCAAGCAAGAGCCTTTTACAAGATCAGAGTAAATTTACCCGCCCGTGAAAAGGAACGGTGGGCTGTTTGTAAGAGCTGCCTTGCCCAGAGTTGAACTACGACAAGAGTGCAACATTTCTCGCTAGGTGTCGGTTAACGAAACAATAATGACGAGTAGAGCTTCGCACTGTCCCTTAGCGGTGAAGAAATGGGACATTTCAGGACGCTGTGTAAAGGCTTACAGGCCCCAGGGCTCTGTCTGCAGTTTATTCAGCCTAGTAAAAGATGTACTTAGACGCCAGTGTTATGTAGCGTGCCGATGTCACCTTGCCATGAAGGGAAATGCTACGCCTGTTTCCGTCTCTACAAGGTGGTCAAAGCATTTGAGTCTTCTAATCATCGAAGAAATAACGGCTCATGTTATATGTGTCCAGGTGCTTTAAGTTGGCGCGCCAGCCACTTTGTAGCCTACCTAGTTGTTACTAGGGGATGGCGTACATTCTGACAAAGCAAATAAAGATCGCATACAGTCGTACAGTCGCCTTATCCGCCGGCCACATCGACTTGGAGGCTACCACCAGCCTGAACGTAACAAATTTGTTCTTTTCATAGCTCTAACGGTGACATGAGTTCATGACTCCTAACGGTGGCATATAATCTTtggaaaagagagagaagcaCTGCTAGTGGTCATACTAGGAGTGCTTGGCCGGAGGCTCTGTGGAGCCTCGGGCTAACCCGCTTGTGCTCGTAGACGCCAGACGACTGGCTGCACCAATGTGACCGTACGGTTATCTAATGGCACGAAAGGGCAACTGCTCGTGGTTAACAGTTTCGTGAATTTCAAGCACTAATGTTACCAAGCGCGTCGCTCCTAACAAATAGCCTTGCGCGAGTGCATATTACCCAGAGTACTGTTCTGCTGGTCGACAGCACTGTTTGTCATGTGAACGGGGGTGCACACAATGCCAAACATTTAGTGATTTTTGTCTGCGTTCGCCTCAGTGTCTCTGATACTGAAATAAACTGGAAACTCAAAGCTTCACCCTTTAATTGTTTAAactgaataaagaaaagaaagaaacgcatcAGATAAGTTAATTCGATATTTCTGCTAAGAGTTCCCGCAAAGCGTGCTAACTGCAGTGGCAAAAACACgacggacgggggggggggggggggggggggcgaataaAATCAGCTCAAGTGCTGTTTGTCTAGCGTACTGCCGCTCCTTCGCTGACTCGATAAACAACGCAGACTCGATTAAGGCGGCGCCGAGCAGCTGCATGTCGACTCCCGCAGTCTGCACCCTATCCGTCTTTTGCTCCCATTCGCCCACGTCTTCGAGGGAACAGGCTGAGCTCGCCTTCTCGCTTCCGCCCCTGATTCGTGCAACTCTTCCCGCGCGTGCCTCGTTTATTCATTTCCCTTCCTGCACCTGTCTCGAGGCCACCTGTCCCAATTTCCCATCGTGGCCGACCTGTAACCTCGCTTCTCGCTTGCACTGTTCTGAGGGAAACGATGCAAGTGTGCAGCAAGCATAGTCGAAGGCACAACGATGTAA
Coding sequences within:
- the LOC140216049 gene encoding protein GVQW3-like, which codes for IAKRLEQRYCIKFCQKLGDGQVETTRKIQTAFGDDDMSSTQIKEWYNLFKDARTSVESEPRSGRPSTCRNDQAIAEVNAVVMRDRRVTIREIAEEVGISTFSAHSIMTEDFAMNRVAAKFMPKLLMVEQKQLRVEVSQDMLDSTNSDPNFMNTIITGDESWAHGYDPDTKSQSSQWKHSTSPRPNPPSAQQHQSDADCFL